In the genome of Vicia villosa cultivar HV-30 ecotype Madison, WI linkage group LG7, Vvil1.0, whole genome shotgun sequence, one region contains:
- the LOC131616886 gene encoding inactive protein RESTRICTED TEV MOVEMENT 2-like isoform X1 — MALNSQRTFRAQSLRYPLSNRRVYETVEPSSEIKETAEAYFLHVKLPGYTIIRPKIALEDASKKLRITGERPIADDKWEKFDQTYPVPENSDAEKLEAKFEQEILILKMQKKPISPSQVVAPKNQPDPLSNEDLDETKVEKVQETMKTDSPQTQSIEKNTQEATHDDTLSQIAKEAISNNEPQRGLQELEQKPTFIERTKTQIDEKGQEAFEKKPTLLQRIITQIYEKAQKSREELEEKATSIERTTTQLDVKAQKGQEEFIERTTTQLDVKAQKGQEEFIERTKTQIDEKDHKGQAEFETKPTVTERTKTQIDEKVKKGQEESIEKSQTETNEKPQKVQEEFEPKPIEKLEEKIIRNSVKKERMLEKEESEDKKEKPYYESIKAMIDVKNQNLKENEIEKEKLPAPKVTENENESCSIITPKQEEKNGVEKLAITSSQLVTRMADGKWRSNERNLVKNVGVAVLVIAAFGAYISYRFSS; from the exons ATGGCTTTGAATTCACAACGTACATTTAGAGCCCAATCTTTACGGTATCCACTTTCAAATCGTCGAGTATATGAAACTGTTGAGCCAAGTTCAGAAATTAAAGAAACTGCTGAAGCTTACTTTCTTCATGTTAAACTTCCGG GTTATACAATAATTCGACCAAAGATTGCATTGGAGGACGCGTCAAAGAAGTTGAGGATTACAGGTGAACGACCAATTGCAGATGACAAATGGGAAAAATTTGACCAAACATATCCTGTTCCAGAAAACAGTGATGCAGAGAAGCTTGAAGCCAAGTTTGAGCAAGAAATTCTCATTCTTAAAATGCAAAAGAAACCCATTTCACCATCACAAGTTGTTGCTCCTAAAAATCAACCAGATCCTTTGAGTAATGAAGATTTAGATGAAACCAAGGTTGAGAAAGTCCAAGAGACCATGAAAACTGATTCACCTCAAACTCAAAGCATAGAGAAAAATACACAAGAGGCTACTCATGATGACACATTGTCTCAAATTGCTAAAGAAGCAATTAGCAATAATGAGCCTCAAAGGGGTCTACAAGAGTTAGAGCAAAAACCAACTTTCATTGAGAGAACCAAAACACAAATAGATGAAAAGGGTCAAGAAGCATTTGAGAAAAAACCAACATTATTACAGAGAATCATAACACAAATATATGAAAAGGCTCAAAAGAGTCGAGAAGAATTAGAGGAGAAAGCAACATCCATTGAGAGAACCACAACACAATTAGATGTAAAGGCTCAAAAAGGTCAAGAAGAATTCATTGAGAGAACCACAACACAATTAGATGTAAAGGCTCAAAAAGGTCAAGAAGAATTCATTGAGAGAACCAAAACACAAATAGATGAAAAAGATCACAAGGGTCAAGCGGAATTTGAGACAAAACCAACAGTCACTGAGAGAACCAAAACACAAATAGATGAAAAGGTTAAAAAGGGCCAAGAGGAATCCATAGAGAAATCCCAAACAGAAACAAATGAAAAGCCTCAAAAGGTTCAAGAGGAATTTGAGCCAAAACCAATAGAAAAATTAGAGGAAAAGATAATAAGAAATAGTGTTAAGAAGGAAAGAATGTTAGAGAAGGAAGAAAGTGAAGACAAAAAGGAAAAGCCTTATTATGAATCAATAAAAGCTATGATAGATGTGAAGAATCAAAACTTAAAAGAAAATgagattgaaaaagaaaaacttcCTGCTCCAAAAGTTacagaaaatgaaaatgaatctTGCAGCATAATTACTCCCAAACAAGAAGAGAAGAATGGAGTCGAAAAATTAGCTATTACTTCCTCTCAGTTAGTAACAAGAATGGCAGACGGAAAATGGAGAAGTAATGAGAGAAATTTAGTTAAAAATGTAGGGGTTGCAGTTCTAGTGATTGCTGCATTTGGAGCCTATATATCATATAGATTTTCCTCTTGA
- the LOC131616886 gene encoding inactive protein RESTRICTED TEV MOVEMENT 2-like isoform X2 encodes MALNSQRTFRAQSLRYPLSNRRVYETVEPSSEIKETAEAYFLHVKLPGYTIIRPKIALEDASKKLRITGERPIADDKWEKFDQTYPVPENSDAEKLEAKFEQEILILKMQKKPISPSQVVAPKNQPDPLSNEDLDETKVEKVQETMKTDSPQTQSIEKNTQEATHDDTLSQIAKEAISNNEPQRGLQELEQKPTFIERTKTQIDEKGQEAFEKKPTLLQRIITQIYEKAQKSREELEEKATSIERTTTQLDVKAQKGQEEFIERTKTQIDEKDHKGQAEFETKPTVTERTKTQIDEKVKKGQEESIEKSQTETNEKPQKVQEEFEPKPIEKLEEKIIRNSVKKERMLEKEESEDKKEKPYYESIKAMIDVKNQNLKENEIEKEKLPAPKVTENENESCSIITPKQEEKNGVEKLAITSSQLVTRMADGKWRSNERNLVKNVGVAVLVIAAFGAYISYRFSS; translated from the exons ATGGCTTTGAATTCACAACGTACATTTAGAGCCCAATCTTTACGGTATCCACTTTCAAATCGTCGAGTATATGAAACTGTTGAGCCAAGTTCAGAAATTAAAGAAACTGCTGAAGCTTACTTTCTTCATGTTAAACTTCCGG GTTATACAATAATTCGACCAAAGATTGCATTGGAGGACGCGTCAAAGAAGTTGAGGATTACAGGTGAACGACCAATTGCAGATGACAAATGGGAAAAATTTGACCAAACATATCCTGTTCCAGAAAACAGTGATGCAGAGAAGCTTGAAGCCAAGTTTGAGCAAGAAATTCTCATTCTTAAAATGCAAAAGAAACCCATTTCACCATCACAAGTTGTTGCTCCTAAAAATCAACCAGATCCTTTGAGTAATGAAGATTTAGATGAAACCAAGGTTGAGAAAGTCCAAGAGACCATGAAAACTGATTCACCTCAAACTCAAAGCATAGAGAAAAATACACAAGAGGCTACTCATGATGACACATTGTCTCAAATTGCTAAAGAAGCAATTAGCAATAATGAGCCTCAAAGGGGTCTACAAGAGTTAGAGCAAAAACCAACTTTCATTGAGAGAACCAAAACACAAATAGATGAAAAGGGTCAAGAAGCATTTGAGAAAAAACCAACATTATTACAGAGAATCATAACACAAATATATGAAAAGGCTCAAAAGAGTCGAGAAGAATTAGAGGAGAAAGCAACATCCATTGAGAGAACCACAACACAATTAGATGTAAAGGCTCAAAAAG GTCAAGAAGAATTCATTGAGAGAACCAAAACACAAATAGATGAAAAAGATCACAAGGGTCAAGCGGAATTTGAGACAAAACCAACAGTCACTGAGAGAACCAAAACACAAATAGATGAAAAGGTTAAAAAGGGCCAAGAGGAATCCATAGAGAAATCCCAAACAGAAACAAATGAAAAGCCTCAAAAGGTTCAAGAGGAATTTGAGCCAAAACCAATAGAAAAATTAGAGGAAAAGATAATAAGAAATAGTGTTAAGAAGGAAAGAATGTTAGAGAAGGAAGAAAGTGAAGACAAAAAGGAAAAGCCTTATTATGAATCAATAAAAGCTATGATAGATGTGAAGAATCAAAACTTAAAAGAAAATgagattgaaaaagaaaaacttcCTGCTCCAAAAGTTacagaaaatgaaaatgaatctTGCAGCATAATTACTCCCAAACAAGAAGAGAAGAATGGAGTCGAAAAATTAGCTATTACTTCCTCTCAGTTAGTAACAAGAATGGCAGACGGAAAATGGAGAAGTAATGAGAGAAATTTAGTTAAAAATGTAGGGGTTGCAGTTCTAGTGATTGCTGCATTTGGAGCCTATATATCATATAGATTTTCCTCTTGA